A region of the Microbulbifer pacificus genome:
GCTTACAGCTCTCCGGCAGAGCGCCTGTGAAGGTGACTGCGAAGCCTGTCGCGGTAGCAGAAAAGCCCCGTGCACCGGTCAAAAAAGCTGCTGTAAGCACCAGAAAACCAGTAACGGCAGGTACCCAGAAATCGTTAAATTCGGCCAAATCCACATCTGGCACGAATTGGCAGTGGCCAGTGCGAGGAAGGGTGATAGCCACCTACCAGCCAGGTGACCCCTTGCGAAAGGGAGTTGATATCGCAGGTAAAAAGGGGGAATCTGTTCAGGCAGCGGCGGATGGCACAGTGATTTACGCCGGAAGCGCACTGAGAGGTTACGGTAAGCTTTTGATCATCAAGCACAGTGAGGAGTTCCTCAGTGCTTATGCCCACAACGACAAACTGCTTGTGGGTGAGGGTGCGAAGGTCAAGGCGGGGCAACGGATAGCGGAACTGGGTTCAAGTGGTACCGACCGCGATATGCTCCACTTCGAAATTCGCCGGAATGGTCAGCCGGTAGACCCCATGGCCTACCTCCCGTAATTTACCTGGTGCTAGTGGGCGCAAGTACCTGCCTGTCGTTACGCTGTTGTGCAATAAAAATGGATTTTTATTTATAACCACTTGAGGTAGTCACCGGGAACGGCATTAACTGCCCTGCAGTGACCCTACTCACCAATGAGGGTGAGTTGCCGAGAACGGAGGCTGTCGCATCTGGCAGCGACCGGTTCAGCGATCGCGAGCTGTCGAAGCGGCTGATACAGGCACAGTACAAGGAGTTGGGGAAATGGAAGCACAACGTCGTGATCTTCTGGAATACGATAGCAGAGCCGATCTCTCGATCGACTCGATGGATAATGACGATTCCTATGATGAGTCTCTGGAATTGGATGAAGACGATTCCTTATCCGAAGATGAAGAAGTAGAAACCAGCCGCCCACGGAGAAAGGCGGCCAAGAAAAGCTCCGAAACCATCTCACCTAGATCTATAACGAAAAGTATTTCACCGAAAACCTCCATCCGCCGGATGGATGACCCCCACGCAAACAAAAATCTTGACGCTACCCAGCTTTATCTAAACGAAATCGGTTTTTCACCCCTGCTGACTGCGGAAGAAGAGGTTTACTACGCTCGCAAGGCGTTGCGCGGTGATGTCGCTGCACGCAAGCGCATGATCGAAAGTAACCTGCGCTTGGTGGTAAAAATCGCCCGCCGCTATGTGAGCCGTGGCCTGGCACTGCTGGATCTGATTGAAGAAGGTAATCTTGGGCTGATACGTGCGGTAGAAAAGTTTGACCCGGAACGTGGTTTCCGTTTCTCTACCTACGCTACCTGGTGGATTCGCCAGACCATAGAGCGGGCCATCATGAACCAGACGCGCACCATCCGTCTGCCTATTCATGTGGTCAAGGAACTCAACGTTTATCTTCGCGCTTCCCGCGAACTGGCACAAAAGCTCGATCATGAGCCCTCTGCGGAAGAGATTGCCAACCTGCTGGAAAAACCGGTAGAAGATGTTGAGCGGATGCTCGGCCTAAATGAGCGTATCACTTCAGTAGATACACCCATTGGCCCCTCGTCCGAAAAAACCCTGGTAGATACCATTCCGGATCAGCACGAATCCGATCCTGCAGAGTTGTTACAGGATGCAGACCTGTTTGAAAGTATCAATCGCTGGTTGGGCGAGCTGCCGGACAAGCAGTGTGAAGTGGTTTCCCGCCGCTTTGGTCTGCGCGGTTACGAAGCCAGCACCCTGGAAGAAGTCGGTCGTGAAATCGGCCTTACCCGTGAGCGTGTACGCCAGATTCAGGTGGATGCGCTGAAGCGCCTGCGCGAAGTTATGGAGAGCCAGGGGCTAGACGGTATGTCTCTCTTTGCCAATCTCTGATTTGTTTGCAGGAGTGAACGAAGTACTCCCTCCGCTAAACAATCGCGAACCGAAACCCGCAACTGGTGTTGCGGGTTTTGTATTTCTGGGGGTGCTTCCGCAACCTGCCTTGCCCAACTTGCTGTTTAGATTGGCGTTTTAAAGGCAGCGGCCAAGTGGCCGCCCCGCACAGAATTATTTCTGCTGCCAGCGCCCCAGATTATCCTGGTAGTACTCTCCCTTGCTCAGGCGAGCCTCGAGTTTTTCCGCAGCGCGGGCGGCGACCTGGGCAATGTCGATATTGTTGCGCTGGGCAATGGCCGCGTATTCCTGCTTGCGCTTGCTATTCACTTCTGCCACCAGCTTCTCCAGTTCCGGGGAGCTCTCCTGTACAACAGCGATATAGCCGCTGTTGGCTTCGCCAACCAGACCTTGGGTTTGCGCGTCTTTGAGGGTGATCGCGCTGGCCGGCAGGGCAATCAGCAGGGTCAGGGCCAGCAGGCCATTAAACAGTTTTTTCATGGATGTAAATCCGGACATAGTCTGTTTTCCTTCTCTCAATCGGTATGGGTAATTCTATCGCCCACGGGCGTCAGAAAATCCCTTCCTTGTCTTCAAACAGGTCGTCGAGTTCCCTGTCTACTTTCACGCGGATTTCATGTTCAATCTTGACGTTGAGATTGACGGTAATCGGCTCATTGGGCGCTTGCACCGCTATCGTTGGTGTACAGGCTGCCATCAGGGCGCTCCCGGACAGCAACGCGAGGCACAATGCGGCCTGTTTGAAAATTCCTGACTGCATCACTGAATGCTCCTTCGTTTCTCAGGTTTAAACGTTATTGCGTTTTAGTCCGGTCACAACCGAGTTACCTGAGAGCTGTTGATGATTACTATAGATATTGTCTGATTAACCGTAACTGAACAGGCTTTAGCGTCCGCTCAAAAAGGTGCTGAACCCGTGCATTGACGCGGCTTATTGCACCTGACGCTCCAGTACATCGGTGAGGTCCCGGCTGGCCTGCAGGGAGCGCAGCATGGACGGCACGTTGTTTTCCAGGTTCAGGTTGATAATCAGGTCGCGGTTGGCATCAATGGCCGCGCTGCGCCCGGTTAGTTTCAGGTTCAGGGTCAGATCCCCGCTCAAGGGGTAGCTCATGGTGCCAGAAATGTCGCGGTAGTTGTAATCTTCCAGCGCACCGGCGAGCAGTTTGAGCTGCGGGTTACTGCCGAGCATGCTGGGAGAAAAGGCGCCGTAATAGCGCAGCCTGCCGCCGGGTGGACGGGATTTTACCGTGCCGTTATCGACGGTGATTCCCTGCCGGTCGGTAGTGAGTGGGATGCTCGCGTCCAGCAGGCCGCTGGCAGCAAAATTGGTGGATTCCATTTCCTTCGCCAGAGCGCCGATAGAGAGTCCGGTGAACTGCAGCCGGGAGTGGCGTTCCTCGCCATTGAGGTTCCACATCAGTTTGTCGGCGGTAAGCGCCCCTTCCAGCAATTCGGCGGAGAAGCTTCCCAGTGTCAGGTCTCCATCGGCGGTCAGTGACAGCAAGAAATGCATATTGTTGACGGCCAGGCCTGTGTCTACCGATTTTACTGAAACCGGAACCGGATTCGCCGTTACCCATTTGCCGGCATCCTGCCGCAGGGCGACCTGTGCGTTGACACCTACGGCAAAACTGTCGTTGCGCTGGAGGGCGGTGTCGTTAAACGTGAGCTGCAGTTGATCTTTTTCTGACGATGGCCAGTGCAGGTTGGCCTCTGCCTGTAATTTACCGCCGATGATATCTGCGGGCAGCCCATGCAGGCTGCGCCCGAGGTTGTTTTTGGGGGAGAACTCCGTCTGTGGGAGCTCAAGCTTCAGATTGCCGTGGCTATTCTTCAGATTGTGCCGCCACGAGGCGTTCAGGGTCAGTGGCCCTCCGCTGACCTCGCTGCTGCCGCTGATTTGCTGATTCGCAAACTGCCATTGCCCGCGGGTGGCAATTTCGGCTTTGTATTGCTTAAGCGCGCGAATGTTCAGGCTGTCCGCATGAAACCTCGCAGCCGCCTGGAAATTCTGTGGTTGGTCACTGTGGTGGGTAAGGGTCAGGTCTTCAACAAACACTGCGCCGCGCAGCTGATCTTCACCCATGCTAAGTGGGTCCAGATTCACCGCCAGTTGCGGGCTCTCACAGGAGAGTGCGCCATTTTGCAGCTGGCAGTTGGCCTGCTGGGCAAACAATTCCGGTTTGCCAATGGTGATGTCTCCAGAGATTCCCTCGTCGGCACTAAGATTCAGCTCCCGCAGTGCGATGGACATCCTGTCAGCTTCTGCAAAGGTAACTTGCGCTTCCGCCAGTACCAGGTTGATTTTGCTCAAACTTGTACTGGCATTCGGCAGCATCAGTTCCGGTATTGTTGCTTTTACTTGCAGGGTGCAATTGACGGTAGGCAAACCGCTACAGCGAAATTTTCCGAGCTCGCCATGTAGCTCGGGTGATGGGCCGCTTTTCTGCTGGGAAGGGTGCACTTCCTGTACAGAAAAGGAAAGCTGGGAAAGCTCCAGGTCCACCTTGCCCGGAAGTTGCACGGATGAAACCTTGATTGGTCCGCCATTGAGCTTGATCAGCGGTTTTTGCCAGTTAATTGCCGCTAGCGGGTTGTTTTCTGCTGGCAGATCCAGATGGAATGCTGCTTCGCCATCCAGCCTGATTTCTGCGAGAAATTGACGGATCTCTGGCACTGCGGTTCCGGCCAGAAGCCCATCGAAACCGGGGAGCGCAAATCCGCCGGTGAATGCCGCAGAACCGCGCATGGCCGTCACTGGAAACTGCCCGCGTAAATCTTGCCACTTGTGGGTTTCCCAAAGTCGCGACACTTCGTCCAGTTGTGTTTGCCCGCGGAATTGCACTCCGGGAATACTGTTCTCTGTCGCCAGTACTAGATTGCCGGTCAACAGGGGTGGTACCACCGCGGTATTCGCTGGTGCGGGTTGGCTGCCAATGCGGAGTTCCAACTCGCCCTCAGCGGATCCCACAGACAGGGGCGCGATCGCGTGAATGTACAGGTTAATTGGCTGCGAGGTGGTGATTTCTGCAGTGAGCGGGAGGCCGGCAAATTCTTCCGGCAGCATCACGGTAAGTGCGCCGGTTTCCATATTCGCGGTGATATTGCGCAGGTCTCCTGAGCCGGTAAATCGGTCTGGGATCACTCCGCGA
Encoded here:
- a CDS encoding YnbE family lipoprotein gives rise to the protein MQSGIFKQAALCLALLSGSALMAACTPTIAVQAPNEPITVNLNVKIEHEIRVKVDRELDDLFEDKEGIF
- a CDS encoding intermembrane phospholipid transport protein YdbH family protein encodes the protein MALLLLVAVCGWVSRHAWVPALINHQLDGVRLTELQGLELARTDQGISAQIEHLRLETRDGLSIDLSGIYVSRLPALLRKLLSASTQSPPESDVFVEYLALLSTPESTTDTGSAAGDKSGPGSEQGDTKVNAQPGDNGIAKRSDDAPGLALAKTLQSLRNLPLHKLEVRHIRWPNRIDDKFSFSAVQSPQHGIDGELRSDRCGKCRLQLGIRNEKSLAKATLNLLHGEGSVAQLDTLLKPAIVPDSEDHPAEWQFDSHLVLATEQLPTLVQQIGVQHSKPGDWVDIVRSLRGNLDLKIRGVIPDRFTGSGDLRNITANMETGALTVMLPEEFAGLPLTAEITTSQPINLYIHAIAPLSVGSAEGELELRIGSQPAPANTAVVPPLLTGNLVLATENSIPGVQFRGQTQLDEVSRLWETHKWQDLRGQFPVTAMRGSAAFTGGFALPGFDGLLAGTAVPEIRQFLAEIRLDGEAAFHLDLPAENNPLAAINWQKPLIKLNGGPIKVSSVQLPGKVDLELSQLSFSVQEVHPSQQKSGPSPELHGELGKFRCSGLPTVNCTLQVKATIPELMLPNASTSLSKINLVLAEAQVTFAEADRMSIALRELNLSADEGISGDITIGKPELFAQQANCQLQNGALSCESPQLAVNLDPLSMGEDQLRGAVFVEDLTLTHHSDQPQNFQAAARFHADSLNIRALKQYKAEIATRGQWQFANQQISGSSEVSGGPLTLNASWRHNLKNSHGNLKLELPQTEFSPKNNLGRSLHGLPADIIGGKLQAEANLHWPSSEKDQLQLTFNDTALQRNDSFAVGVNAQVALRQDAGKWVTANPVPVSVKSVDTGLAVNNMHFLLSLTADGDLTLGSFSAELLEGALTADKLMWNLNGEERHSRLQFTGLSIGALAKEMESTNFAASGLLDASIPLTTDRQGITVDNGTVKSRPPGGRLRYYGAFSPSMLGSNPQLKLLAGALEDYNYRDISGTMSYPLSGDLTLNLKLTGRSAAIDANRDLIINLNLENNVPSMLRSLQASRDLTDVLERQVQ
- the rpoS gene encoding RNA polymerase sigma factor RpoS, whose protein sequence is MEAQRRDLLEYDSRADLSIDSMDNDDSYDESLELDEDDSLSEDEEVETSRPRRKAAKKSSETISPRSITKSISPKTSIRRMDDPHANKNLDATQLYLNEIGFSPLLTAEEEVYYARKALRGDVAARKRMIESNLRLVVKIARRYVSRGLALLDLIEEGNLGLIRAVEKFDPERGFRFSTYATWWIRQTIERAIMNQTRTIRLPIHVVKELNVYLRASRELAQKLDHEPSAEEIANLLEKPVEDVERMLGLNERITSVDTPIGPSSEKTLVDTIPDQHESDPAELLQDADLFESINRWLGELPDKQCEVVSRRFGLRGYEASTLEEVGREIGLTRERVRQIQVDALKRLREVMESQGLDGMSLFANL
- a CDS encoding peptidoglycan DD-metalloendopeptidase family protein, producing MKRRKYRQFSVGKTGVSKGELRQFYFFLRRVLCLLTLCAGTASCASNFAPTSTLQQPPSHRIQHHTVSKGETLYSIAWRYGKDFKDLASINGISSPYRIFPGQRLQLSGRAPVKVTAKPVAVAEKPRAPVKKAAVSTRKPVTAGTQKSLNSAKSTSGTNWQWPVRGRVIATYQPGDPLRKGVDIAGKKGESVQAAADGTVIYAGSALRGYGKLLIIKHSEEFLSAYAHNDKLLVGEGAKVKAGQRIAELGSSGTDRDMLHFEIRRNGQPVDPMAYLP
- a CDS encoding YdbL family protein, translated to MKKLFNGLLALTLLIALPASAITLKDAQTQGLVGEANSGYIAVVQESSPELEKLVAEVNSKRKQEYAAIAQRNNIDIAQVAARAAEKLEARLSKGEYYQDNLGRWQQK